The following are from one region of the Gammaproteobacteria bacterium genome:
- the parC gene encoding DNA topoisomerase IV subunit A: protein MTNTPETSYEGIERLPLKAFTEKAYLDYSMYVILDRALPHIGDGLKPVQRRIVYAMSELGLSAAAKHKKSARTVGDVLGKFHPHGDTACYEAMVLMAQPFSYRYPLVDGQGNWGSPDDPKSFAAMRYTEARLGRFSEVLLAELGQGTVDWVPNFDGTLDEPALLPARLPHVLLNGGTGIAVGMATDIPPHNVREVTSACIRLLDEPNATVEQLCEHVQAPDFPTDAEIITPREDILRIYQTGHGSVRMRARYEKEGDGVVIVALPHQVSGSKVLEQIAAQMNAKKLPMVEDLRDESDHENPTRLVIVPRSNRVDVEALMAHLFATTDLERSYRINMNMIGIDGRPQVKNLRVILSEWLSFRATTVRRRLQYRLDKVLQRLHILDGLLIAYLNLDEVIAIIRYEDHPKAVLMERFALSDMQAESILELKLRHLAKLEEMKIRGEQDALAAERDGLEKTLGSAQRLKTLIRKELMEDAEKYGDARRSPLVTRRAAQAMDETALIPTEPVTVVLSEKGWVRAAKGHDIDPTTLSYKAGDTFLAACSGRSNQLAVFFDSTGRSYSLPAHGLPSARGQGEPLTGRVSPPPGATFTSVIIGNPEDLYLIASDAGYGFVVKMDELYAKNKNGKTVLTLPEGARVLPPILIKQADTDRVAAITNTGHLLLHPVSELPALTKGKGNKIIGVPSAKVAAREEFVVAIAVVSRDGNLTIHSGQRHFTLKPADLEHYAGERGRRGSLLPRGFQRVDKVSVE, encoded by the coding sequence ATGACGAATACTCCTGAAACAAGCTACGAAGGCATCGAACGCCTTCCACTCAAGGCATTCACCGAAAAGGCGTATCTGGATTATTCCATGTACGTGATTCTCGATCGCGCTCTGCCGCATATCGGCGATGGGCTCAAGCCGGTGCAGCGGCGTATCGTCTATGCCATGTCCGAACTGGGTCTGTCCGCTGCCGCCAAGCACAAGAAATCGGCGCGTACCGTGGGTGATGTGCTGGGTAAATTTCATCCGCATGGCGATACCGCCTGTTACGAGGCGATGGTGCTGATGGCGCAGCCCTTTTCCTACCGTTATCCGCTGGTCGACGGACAGGGTAACTGGGGTTCGCCGGACGATCCCAAGTCATTCGCTGCTATGCGCTACACCGAGGCCCGTTTGGGACGGTTTTCCGAGGTGCTGCTGGCTGAGTTGGGGCAGGGCACCGTGGACTGGGTTCCCAATTTTGACGGCACACTGGACGAGCCCGCGCTACTGCCCGCGCGCCTGCCGCACGTGCTGCTCAATGGCGGGACGGGCATCGCGGTAGGTATGGCCACGGATATCCCACCGCATAATGTGCGCGAAGTGACGAGCGCCTGCATTCGTCTGCTGGATGAACCGAATGCAACGGTTGAACAATTGTGCGAGCACGTTCAAGCGCCGGATTTTCCCACCGATGCCGAGATCATCACCCCACGTGAGGATATCCTACGTATCTATCAGACCGGCCACGGCAGTGTCCGTATGCGCGCCCGTTACGAGAAGGAAGGTGATGGCGTTGTAATTGTCGCCTTGCCGCATCAAGTGTCTGGCTCCAAGGTGCTGGAGCAGATCGCCGCACAGATGAATGCCAAGAAACTGCCGATGGTGGAAGATCTGCGTGACGAGTCCGATCATGAAAACCCCACGCGACTGGTCATCGTGCCGCGTTCCAATCGCGTCGACGTGGAGGCGCTGATGGCGCATCTGTTTGCCACCACCGATCTGGAGCGCAGCTATCGCATCAACATGAACATGATTGGCATAGATGGACGGCCGCAGGTGAAGAACCTGCGTGTCATACTTAGCGAATGGCTATCCTTCCGTGCCACCACGGTTCGCCGCCGCCTGCAATACCGCCTGGACAAGGTTCTGCAACGGTTGCATATCCTTGATGGCTTGCTGATCGCCTATCTGAATCTCGATGAGGTTATCGCCATCATCCGCTACGAGGATCATCCCAAGGCGGTGTTGATGGAACGCTTCGCGCTCAGCGATATGCAGGCTGAGTCGATTCTCGAATTGAAGCTGCGGCATCTTGCCAAGCTTGAAGAGATGAAGATACGTGGCGAGCAGGATGCGCTGGCTGCCGAACGCGATGGCCTGGAAAAAACACTGGGTTCGGCACAGCGCCTCAAGACGCTGATCCGCAAAGAGCTGATGGAAGATGCGGAAAAATACGGTGATGCACGCCGCTCGCCGCTAGTCACACGCCGCGCGGCTCAGGCGATGGACGAAACGGCACTGATCCCCACGGAACCCGTAACGGTGGTGCTCTCGGAAAAAGGCTGGGTACGCGCCGCCAAGGGTCATGACATCGATCCCACAACGCTCAGTTACAAAGCGGGCGATACCTTCCTCGCGGCTTGCTCAGGACGCAGCAATCAGCTTGCCGTTTTTTTCGATTCCACTGGCCGCAGCTATTCGTTGCCTGCCCATGGCCTGCCGTCCGCGCGTGGCCAGGGTGAGCCGCTGACCGGGCGCGTTAGCCCGCCACCGGGCGCCACGTTTACCAGTGTGATTATCGGCAACCCGGAAGATCTTTATCTGATAGCCAGCGATGCCGGTTATGGATTTGTCGTGAAGATGGACGAGCTTTACGCCAAAAACAAAAACGGCAAGACCGTGTTGACCCTGCCCGAGGGTGCGAGGGTATTGCCGCCGATATTGATTAAGCAAGCGGACACCGATCGCGTAGCAGCCATCACCAACACCGGCCATCTGCTGCTTCATCCCGTGAGCGAGTTGCCTGCGCTGACCAAGGGTAAGGGCAACAAGATCATTGGTGTTCCCTCGGCGAAGGTTGCCGCACGCGAGGAGTTTGTCGTTGCGATTGCAGTGGTGTCGCGTGACGGCAATCTGACCATCCACTCCGGGCAACGCCATTTCACCTTGAAGCCCGCTGATCTGGAGCACTATGCGGGTGAGCGTGGCAGGCGCGGCAGTCTGTTGCCCAGGGGGTTTCAGCGCGTTGATAAGGTCAGTGTGGAGTAG
- the nhaD gene encoding sodium:proton antiporter NhaD, producing the protein MKNKVYLIILKSFLFLTGLACAGVAFAANTGGEGASPLDLTGTGFGLLALLLFVIAYALVINEEFLHLRKSKPVIVAAGAIWMLVGIAYAVHGDKITAGEALRHNILEYAEIMLFLLAAMTYINTMEERDVFNALRARMVSAGYSLRKIYWISGVMAFFISSVADNLTTALLMAAITLAVGTGYPGFIVVSCISIVVAANAGGVFSPFGDITTLMVWQKGIVKFHEFFDLFLPALVNWLVPAVLMSFAIPKAQPIAISERIEVKQGGFVIIGLFVFTLVMTVSCHQFLHLPPALGMMTGLGLLQIHGYFLKRNDQNRQRTLPYQPELEPLGLDIYTNPHDRPFDIFNSLRRVEWDTLLFFYGVILCVGGLGALGYLTLLSQTMYTDLGSTTANILVGLLSSVVDNIPVMFAVLTMNPDMSHGQWLLVTLTAGVGGSLLSIGSAAGVAVMGQARGTYTFFAHLKWSWAIALGYAASIWVHFLLNADLM; encoded by the coding sequence ATGAAAAATAAAGTCTATCTCATTATTTTAAAATCATTTTTATTTTTAACGGGGCTTGCCTGCGCTGGTGTTGCATTTGCCGCAAATACTGGCGGAGAAGGCGCCTCCCCACTCGACCTCACCGGCACGGGCTTTGGTCTGCTGGCGTTGTTGCTCTTCGTGATCGCCTACGCGCTGGTCATTAATGAAGAATTCCTCCATCTGCGCAAGTCCAAGCCAGTCATCGTCGCCGCCGGGGCGATCTGGATGCTGGTGGGGATAGCGTATGCCGTACACGGGGACAAAATCACCGCTGGCGAGGCCCTACGCCACAACATTCTTGAATACGCCGAGATCATGCTGTTTTTGCTCGCTGCGATGACTTATATCAACACCATGGAAGAGCGTGATGTATTCAATGCCTTGCGCGCCAGAATGGTGTCCGCTGGTTATTCCCTGCGTAAAATCTATTGGATATCCGGTGTAATGGCTTTCTTCATCTCATCCGTCGCTGACAACTTGACCACCGCCCTGCTGATGGCGGCGATCACGCTCGCGGTGGGCACCGGTTATCCCGGCTTCATCGTGGTGTCGTGCATCAGTATTGTAGTGGCCGCCAATGCCGGGGGCGTATTCAGCCCATTCGGCGACATTACCACGTTGATGGTGTGGCAAAAAGGCATCGTCAAGTTTCATGAATTCTTCGACTTGTTTCTTCCGGCGCTAGTGAACTGGCTGGTGCCGGCCGTACTCATGTCGTTTGCCATCCCGAAAGCACAGCCCATAGCCATCAGTGAACGCATCGAGGTTAAACAGGGAGGTTTCGTCATCATTGGCCTCTTTGTGTTTACCCTGGTCATGACTGTATCCTGCCATCAATTCCTGCACCTGCCACCTGCACTGGGCATGATGACTGGCCTGGGTTTGCTGCAAATCCATGGTTATTTTCTGAAACGGAATGACCAAAACAGGCAACGCACCCTACCATACCAGCCCGAACTGGAACCCCTTGGACTTGATATCTACACCAACCCGCATGACCGCCCCTTCGACATTTTTAACAGCCTGCGGCGTGTCGAATGGGATACCTTGTTGTTTTTCTATGGGGTGATTCTGTGCGTAGGCGGGTTGGGCGCACTGGGTTATCTCACGTTGCTGTCACAAACGATGTACACCGATCTTGGCTCTACCACCGCCAATATTCTGGTGGGCCTACTGTCCTCCGTGGTGGATAACATCCCCGTCATGTTTGCCGTACTCACCATGAACCCGGACATGTCTCATGGCCAGTGGTTGCTGGTGACCCTGACTGCCGGGGTAGGCGGTTCACTGCTGTCGATAGGCTCCGCAGCAGGCGTGGCGGTGATGGGCCAGGCGCGCGGCACTTACACCTTCTTTGCCCACCTGAAATGGTCCTGGGCGATTGCGCTGGGCTATGCGGCCAGCATTTGGGTGCATTTTTTATTGAATGCGGATTTGATGTAA